The Gloeothece verrucosa PCC 7822 genomic interval ATTTCCTCAACACCCCGTCAGGATTAGCTTTACTGGGGTCGGTTGCCGCATTCGGATTACTCTCATTGCTTGATGATAGTAATAAAAAGGGTAAGCTTGCTACTAGCTATTGGGGTAGTGGTAAAGAGAAACGTTTTGCCGCGCGCCGTGCCGCTTTGCAGATAGAAAATCCTAAAAGGAACTCGGCTGCATTATACTTGGGAATGCCGGACGAGGTTCTTTTAAAGTTACAACAACAATGGGTTCTCGATAATCGAAAGCAATTTTTAAAGAGAAAGCCATCCCCTAATACCTTTTATGTTCCCGATATTCAAAGAGGTATTTCGGTTTTAGGGGGCGCAGGAACGGGGAAAACGTTTTCAGTAATAGACCCTCTCATTAGATCTGCACTAGACCAAGGATTTCCCACCATTATCTATGATTTCAAGTACCCTGCACAAACTTGTCGGGCTGTGGCTTATGCGCTCAAAAGAGGCTATAAAATCAGGATTTTTGCCCCGGGATTCCCTGAATCGGATTCTTGTAATATTTTAGACTTCTTAAAGGATGCTGAGGATGCTGTAGCTGCCGGACAGTTGGCACAAACTATCACCAAAAATTGTGATATCAGTAATGGTCACGCATCGGGTGATAAATTTTTCGAGGATGCGGGTGCTACGTTGGTTGAGGGGATTTTCTTACTCGCTAAAGCCGTTGCCGCATTTAAAGGTAAAGAATATGCTGATTTGATGACCGCTTCGGCGATCTTATCGTTGCCCGAACTAGGTAAGCGGTTATTATACGCTCAACAGCAATCATTATTCCCCATCTGGACGATGCGCCCACTAGCGCAGGTTATCAGTGTTAGCGGCTCACCCGAAACTGAGTCGTCTATCGTCGGTACTGCACAACGGACGTTTCAAAAATTCCTCAAGAAAGACTTCATCGGTTCGTTCTGTGGTGAGTCAACATTACCCCTGGACTTGGATGGTAAAACCCTGGTTATCTTTGGCTTAGATAGGAACAACCGCGATATTGTCGGTCCATTACTAGCGGCTACCTTACACATGGTAGTGTCTCAGAATGTTAGCCGTGTTGAACCTCGACGCGACCCTCTGTGCGTGTTCTTGGATGAATTGCCGACAATTTACCTCCCTCAGCTTCAAAATTGGTTCAATGAGGCTCGTGAGGACGGTTTCTGCGGTGTAATCGGCGCTCAAAATCTGGGTCAGCTAGAGAGAATATACGGCAAAGAACTGGCTAGAATCATTTTTGGCGGCACGGCCACCAAATATTTATTTAATCCCCAAGACGTTGAGTCAGCCAAATATTTTTCCGAATTCTTGGGAGAGGTTGAGGTTAAGTTTGATTCAAAAAGCCGCTCAAAAAATACCGGCAAACATGGGGGGGGTGGTAGCCGT includes:
- a CDS encoding type IV secretory system conjugative DNA transfer family protein, with translation MSYYIGQSSTPPIPTSSITNFLNTPSGLALLGSVAAFGLLSLLDDSNKKGKLATSYWGSGKEKRFAARRAALQIENPKRNSAALYLGMPDEVLLKLQQQWVLDNRKQFLKRKPSPNTFYVPDIQRGISVLGGAGTGKTFSVIDPLIRSALDQGFPTIIYDFKYPAQTCRAVAYALKRGYKIRIFAPGFPESDSCNILDFLKDAEDAVAAGQLAQTITKNCDISNGHASGDKFFEDAGATLVEGIFLLAKAVAAFKGKEYADLMTASAILSLPELGKRLLYAQQQSLFPIWTMRPLAQVISVSGSPETESSIVGTAQRTFQKFLKKDFIGSFCGESTLPLDLDGKTLVIFGLDRNNRDIVGPLLAATLHMVVSQNVSRVEPRRDPLCVFLDELPTIYLPQLQNWFNEAREDGFCGVIGAQNLGQLERIYGKELARIIFGGTATKYLFNPQDVESAKYFSEFLGEVEVKFDSKSRSKNTGKHGGGGSRSTSDNRQKRPLFEPAQFLKLPTGKAIVINPAYRRGGDNYVPILQKIHVARCERAEMEWSESRWPFILKYLRETRANHVTDEMRRSQFEERLALVDELFPLPPENSHNNVRGQQQNPKRNQQQLSATVPTTNSQSSDSNINSIHDITC